One window of the Luteitalea sp. genome contains the following:
- the glnA gene encoding type I glutamate--ammonia ligase produces the protein MKPDEFFDFAKKHDAEMVDLKFADLLGTWQHCSFPIDTWKTSTFEDGLGFDGSSIRGWMGIHESDMLAIPDPSTTCLDPFFQRPTVSVIADIVDPVTHEEFTRDPRHIARKAQAHLLETGIADVCYIGPEPEFFIFDEVKYEQNQHRGYYEIDSVEGAWNTARIEEPNLGYKPSFKGGYFPVSPSDTYHDLRGAMVYEMRKIGIVVEAHHHEVATGGQSEIDMQYAPLLRMADQFMWYKYICKNVGRRHGKTVTFMPKPIFEDNGSGMHTHISLWKGKQPLFAGDKYAALSDLALHAAGGLLKHAPAILAFAAPTTNSYRRLVPGFEAPVNLALSARNRSAAIRIPMYSKNPKARRLEFRCPDPSCNGYLAWSAMLMAVLDGIQNKIEPGEPLDRDIYEMTQEELASTRKTPGSLDEALLALEQDHAFLTKGDVFTDDLISTWISYKRQNEIDPLRLRPHPHEFFLYYDN, from the coding sequence GTTCCCTATCGACACCTGGAAGACGAGCACATTCGAGGATGGGCTCGGCTTCGATGGCTCCTCCATCCGCGGCTGGATGGGGATCCACGAGTCCGACATGTTGGCGATTCCGGACCCCTCGACGACGTGTCTAGATCCCTTCTTCCAGAGGCCGACCGTAAGCGTGATTGCCGACATCGTCGACCCGGTCACGCACGAGGAGTTTACTCGTGATCCGCGTCACATCGCACGGAAGGCGCAAGCGCATCTGCTGGAGACCGGCATCGCCGACGTGTGTTACATCGGGCCCGAGCCGGAGTTCTTCATCTTCGACGAGGTGAAGTACGAACAGAACCAGCACCGGGGCTATTACGAGATCGACTCGGTCGAGGGCGCCTGGAACACGGCGCGCATCGAGGAGCCCAACCTGGGCTACAAGCCGAGCTTCAAGGGCGGCTACTTTCCTGTGAGTCCCAGCGACACGTACCACGACTTGCGTGGCGCGATGGTGTACGAGATGCGCAAGATTGGCATCGTTGTCGAGGCACACCACCATGAGGTCGCAACCGGCGGGCAGAGCGAGATCGACATGCAGTACGCACCGCTGCTGCGGATGGCCGATCAGTTCATGTGGTACAAGTATATCTGCAAGAACGTCGGCCGCCGTCACGGCAAGACCGTCACATTCATGCCGAAGCCGATCTTCGAAGACAACGGCAGCGGCATGCACACGCACATCTCGCTGTGGAAAGGGAAGCAGCCGCTCTTTGCTGGCGACAAGTATGCAGCGCTGAGCGACCTCGCGCTCCATGCGGCCGGCGGCCTGCTGAAGCACGCGCCGGCCATTCTCGCCTTCGCCGCGCCGACCACCAATTCGTATCGCCGACTCGTGCCTGGATTCGAAGCGCCGGTCAACCTCGCGCTCTCGGCGCGCAATCGCTCGGCAGCGATCCGGATCCCGATGTACTCGAAGAACCCAAAGGCACGGCGGCTGGAGTTCCGTTGCCCCGACCCGAGCTGCAACGGATACCTGGCGTGGTCGGCGATGCTGATGGCCGTACTCGACGGCATCCAGAACAAGATCGAACCGGGCGAGCCGCTCGATCGCGACATCTACGAGATGACCCAGGAGGAGCTCGCAAGCACACGTAAGACACCTGGCTCGCTCGACGAGGCACTGCTGGCGCTCGAGCAGGACCATGCGTTCCTGACCAAGGGGGACGTCTTCACCGACGACCTCATCAGCACCTGGATCAGCTACAAGCGCCAGAACGAGATCGACCCGCTGCGGTTGCGGCCGCACCCGCACGAGTTCTTCTTGTATTACGACAATTGA